From one Rhodamnia argentea isolate NSW1041297 chromosome 1, ASM2092103v1, whole genome shotgun sequence genomic stretch:
- the LOC115729169 gene encoding uncharacterized protein LOC115729169, whose product MGRMHIPSSASSSPARNPRRELGLLANARKHKHSFIQFAAMTGILLLSLRSLGQKYRIHDLLEDTSALREERESLADRMSNIKRDLRREASLDSTGLLASRLRLLFGDEE is encoded by the coding sequence TCCCGAGCTCGGCGTCTTCTTCGCCCGCCCGAAACCCTAGGAGAGAACTGGGACTCCTCGCCAACGCGAGGAAGCATAAGCACAGCTTCATACAGTTCGCTGCCATGACCGGGATCCTCCTCCTGAGCCTCCGGTCGCTGGGCCAGAAGTACCGCATCCACGACCTCCTCGAGGACACCTCCGCCCTCAGAGAGGAGCGGGAGTCGCTCGCCGATCGCATGAGCAACATCAAACGCGACCTGAGGCGCGAGGCTTCGCTGGACTCCACCGGGCTGTTGGCCTCGCGGCTTCGGCTCCTCTTTGGAGACGAGGAATGA